TCAGTTCCATTCCTTGGATACTtgaacaaagaaaagcaaacaatggGGGAGACTGTCATAGTAGATGTGATTGATGGCATTGTGGTCTCAGAGAGTAAAGTACAAATATGCAAGTGACTAGAATAGAAATAATGTATGGTTGAGATATGGGATTGCCACCAGGTTCTGAAATACCGTTTATGACTTAAAGACGGTGTGGAATAGAGGATTACAGAGGGTCTTACAACAATTGTAAGACATTATCGGCAGAATAAATGGCTCCCTGATGATGAATGCAAGAAAACAAGTTAAATGTGTAGCCCAAAATTATTAGAATATTACATTTTGATCCACAAcatattttgttaacattttggaTTGCTGTTCTAGAATAACCAATATCATTAAGACTCAGAtgtctgaggaaaaaaaaatgtatgggtaTTTGTAATCAGGAGTCCAACTTGGTAAGGATTATCATTCACAAATTCTCCACCACTGAGATTATGTAGATGATATGGAACAGTCTGGAAAAGAAAACCCGTAGCTCAGGCCCTTGGTGATGTCCATTAGAATGAATACACTACTGGTAGAATGCATTTAAATCCAAGTTTGTCAACAAACTGATCTGGACAAATACATCATAATAGGTGATAGATTTTATGTTGTATCAGgtgcaatttttaaatatagaaatatagtaTGACATGACACctaattttgtaatatttaattattgaaaataaacatatcatttacacataaaatatttacagagttagaggcagagagataattATATCAGTGTTCCTCAACTGACTTTACTAAGCAAGTAATATTTACAATGTCTAGAGACATTTTCATCATCACCACTCTATGTGATAACCTGTTGGTATCTAATGTTTATACATCATTTGCACTATTAAACACCCTATTATTTCCTATATTCAGCTGACAATATTACTGGGCCCAAATTATCAGCAGCTCTAAATTTGAACAATCTTGAAGATGTAGAAGATTGATATTGATATAGCACATAGATATGTAAAGCAAAAAGAGAATTCTAATAATATTAGTATTTTGGTTGTTAAAATATGGATATTAATATATTgctctttaagatttttattttcatctaaaaatCAATTACAAATTGACATTTTGTTATAGGTGTTCTTTTGTTTCACAGCTTTGTCGACTAAAATTGTAGGCATTCACAATGCAGTGTTCAGTCATAATCTTAAATATTCTTGAAATGGAGGAAGAGATGAGTAAAAAAATGCGTACAGAAAAAACTATCAATATGCAAAAGAAGTTGTTAGTATCaatgattattaaaataaatcatattaaacTGTTCAATTAAAAGTTAGAATGGTcataatctgttttaaaaatagtactgTATTTAATAATTAACCACAAAGCATATTTCTGGAAAGAGGCTCACTTTGCTCACATTGTTGTTTAAGGTTCAgacaattaaataaaagaaaatgagagaagatACCTGTCCTAAATAGAAATGACAAAGACAAACGTAATTTAACTTGGAGAGGTGAATAAATTTATAGGTGTTCAATATGGCAAAAGTATAAGATTCTATGGAATCACTAAAAGAAACATTGAATCAGAAGAAACCAATGCTGATAAGGAAACCATAGTTAATTTAAATCTAAAACATTAGAGTTAATTTGGCTAGATATACTACTTGCCAGTGTATTATAATTAGTCTTTGCTCTGGAGACAAAAACAGTGAAATTATTTCTTAGGCAAATATTATCAAATAGTATTGTATGTACCATGGTTTATTAGGACAGCAGTCCATATTACATATCAAATACAAATTTTGTGTTGATTCTTAAAGACCCTGTGTAATGCATTTTTAACTTCTTTGTTTCGTAAGCTGTAAATCAAAGGGTTAAGCATAGGGATCACTAATGTGTAAAACACAGAAGCCGTTTTATCAGTTTCAAAAGAGTGAGTGGATTTAGGTTGCACATACATAAAGAGAAGTGACCCATAGAACACCACCACCACTGTCAGATGGGAACCACAGGTGGAGAAAGCCTTCTTCCTGCCCTGTGCAGAGTGCATTCGACATATGGCTAACAGAATCAGTGTATAAGACAGTAAGACTACCAGGAGGGAGGAGATCAAATTAAATGCTGAAAAGAGTATGGTCAAGATTTCTAGGTCTCGTGTATGTGAGCAGAGCATAGGTAACAAGGGAACaacatcacagtagaaatgactGATGATATTAGAGCCACAGAAGGTCATTGTAAAATACATTGTAGGGAACATCAGTGCCTGAAAGATACTGTAGAGGTATGGGATGCCCACCAGCAGGTGACAAAGTCTTGGATTCATGATGACATTGTAGAGCAGAGGGTTACAGATGGCCACATATCGATCATAGGCCATGGTCGACAAGATGGAAAGTTCGCTGACGATGAACAGAATGAAGAAAGCCATCTGTGTAGCACATGCACAATAAGAAATGGTGTTTTTATCTACAACAAAGTTTACCAGCATCTTGGGACAAATGACAGTGGAATTACCAAGATCAATGAAAGCCAGGTGCCTGATAAAGAAATACATTGGTGTGTGTAGGCGAGAGTCCAGTTGGGTCAAAATGATCATGCCCAGGTTGCCCACCACTGTGATGATATAGATGGTGAGAAAGACCCCAAAAAGGGGATGCTGTAGTTTAGGCTGCCTTGTGACTCCCATCAGAATGAAGTCATTGAACACCGTTAGGTTTGAGTGACCCATCACGTACATTTGTGTCTTCTTGGAAGAAGCAGAAGGGTTTGATAAGCTTTGCTGtagtgcaataaaaaaaaaattacaaagttggggtgattttcttttccattataaAGGAGAGTAAAATAATCCCTACATCTGCTTttgaaaggagaaaaaggagaatCTTTCCCACAATAAAGATCTGTATGAAACATGTAAATTTATGCAATAGAGATTAAACACTAAATCTGATAAACTGTGCTTGGAGCATCTACATTGATATCAAAATCATGCAGATATTAATTAAGTAGTATTAGATATGATTTCATTTACACAATGACTTTCCAGTTTTTCTTAGTGaactttcatatttttctaagATATTTTCCCCTATTGTGGTATTCTTAAAAGACAGAGGCAGATTTAACATGAAACCAATGAAGTGCAAGCATTAAGCTTTTTTGTCTACTTCCAAGGGCCTGGAAAGACCTTAATAATGGACTAACTACATGACATATCTTTCTGAGTTTTGTAAAAATATAGGACTTAGCCTGATCAATCAAGCCCATTTTATCACACTTCATTTAGAATAGCGAAACACTGTTTGATCTATTGATATAGGGTCCTGCCAAATGATGATTAAATGATTGTGCTCTATTTGATGTTCAGTATATATACTTAACATAGTTTGAGCTCAATATCATTCTTCATTGAATA
This window of the Lepus europaeus isolate LE1 chromosome 7, mLepTim1.pri, whole genome shotgun sequence genome carries:
- the LOC133764257 gene encoding olfactory receptor 8K5-like gives rise to the protein MGHSNLTVFNDFILMGVTRQPKLQHPLFGVFLTIYIITVVGNLGMIILTQLDSRLHTPMYFFIRHLAFIDLGNSTVICPKMLVNFVVDKNTISYCACATQMAFFILFIVSELSILSTMAYDRYVAICNPLLYNVIMNPRLCHLLVGIPYLYSIFQALMFPTMYFTMTFCGSNIISHFYCDVVPLLPMLCSHTRDLEILTILFSAFNLISSLLVVLLSYTLILLAICRMHSAQGRKKAFSTCGSHLTVVVVFYGSLLFMYVQPKSTHSFETDKTASVFYTLVIPMLNPLIYSLRNKEVKNALHRVFKNQHKICI